From the Thermodesulfovibrio thiophilus DSM 17215 genome, the window TTGTTTAAGACTTAAAGAAATTTTCTTATGTTCCTTGTCGATATCAAGAATTTTTACATTTATCCAGTCATCAATTTCTGCATAATATGATGGGTGTTTTGAAACTGTCCAGTCTAGTTCGCTTATATGAACAAGGCCTTCTACTCCTTCTTCAAGCTCAACAAAAAGACCGAAATCTTCAATCCTTGTCACCTTTCCCCTAACTTTCATTCCAGGGTGATATTTTTTATCAATACTCTCCCATGGATCGCTCTTTTTCTGTTTATATCCAAGCGTTATTCTTTCGTTTTCCGGGTCAACTTTTAATATTATAAATTCATATTCCTTTCCAATTTCAAAAACCTGTGAGGGATGTTTGATTTTTCCCCATGATATATCAGAAATATGAAGAAAGCCGTCCAATCCTCCTAAATCCACAAAAACACCATAATTGGTTATATTTTTTACAGTACCTTTTATTTTTAGCCCTTCTTGAATTTTTTCAGAAAGTTCTTTTTTGAGGTTTTCTCTCTCTTCATCCAGATAGGCTTTTCTTGAAAAAATTAGAGAAGTTTTTAGATTTTTCCACTGTCCGTAAAGATTTTTTGGTGGCTCGATTTTTTCTATTTTTACTTTTAAAGTTTTACCTACGTATTCGTCCAGATTTCTGGGTTTTCTGAGTTCAAGCAGTGAAGCGGGTATAAAACCATTGATTCCATAAAAAGATGTTAAAACGCCTCCCTTTGTTTTACCAGTAACTTGAACTTCAACGGGAGTGCCTTTTTCATAGGCATCAATAAGAGTTTCCCATCCCTTGATTTTCAATGCTCTGTCTTTTGATAGAGATATTACACCCTGAGCATCATCTATTTTTTCAATAAAAACTTCTATTTCATCTGATTCCTTTATGTTTTCCAATTCTTTCTCGGAAAACTCTTTAAGTGGAATAATTCCTTCAAATTTATATCCAACATCCACTACGACACCATCATTTCTTATTGTCATTATTTTACCTTTTATTATTTCTCCTCTTTCCAGATGAGAAAGCGAACCTTCATACAAGCTTTCTAATTCTTGCTTTTCGCTCAACTGATTCTGCATGTTCCTGTTCCTCCTTAATTTATAAACTCTTTAATTTTATCAATAACTTCATCAATTATCCACTGAGGAGTTGATGCTCCAGCTGTTATGCCTATTGTGGTAGTGCACTCAATCCATTCTTTGTTAATTTCCTGTGCATTTTCTATATGATAGGTTTTAACCCCCATATTTTTACAGAGTCTGGCAAGCTGGGTGGTGTTTGCACTATTTTTACCTCCTACAACAATCATTAAGTCAACATTTCTTGCAACTTTTTCAGTTGCCTGCAGTCTTTTAGAGGTAAAATTGCATAGCGTGTTAAAGATTCTTATTTCTTCGAATTCATTACGAGAGTTTATTAATTCATTCATTATCTCTTTAACTTTCGTTAATGGTTGCGTTGTCTGTTGAATTATACCAATTTTTTTATTTAATATGGGAATTTCAGAAGAATTAATAACAATAGCATCAGGACCAGCATAGCTGAAAATTCCTTGAACCTCTGGATGTTCTCTATCGCCTATGATTACAACCTGATATCCCTCAGTAGCTAATTTTTCAGCAAGACTCTGAGCCCTTTTTACAAAGGGACATGTGGCATCTATAATTTCCATATCTTTTTGTTTGATCTCATTAAATTTTTCTTTTGGAATTCCATGTGCTCTGATTATCAATGTTTTTATTGATTTTTCCTTAGAAAGTTCTTCTAAAGGATAAACTCCTAATTCCTTAAGTTTTTCAACAACATGAGGATTATGAATTATAGGACCTAAAGTAAAAACTCTTTCTTTATAATTCCTGGCAACATCAAATGCTATATCAATTGCTCTTTTTACTCCAAAACAAAAACCTGCACCTTCTACCAGAACAATATTTTTTTGCATACTGTTTTTGATAATACAAGATATCAATCATCCTCTGCAACTTTTTTTAAAATTATCGATATAACTTCTTCTTTGGAACGGTTTGATGTATCAATATAAAATGCATCTTTAGTTCTTGTTAACGGCGCATTTTCTCTGGATGAATCCCGTATATCTCTGTTCATAACATCCTGCAGGGCTTCCTCGAAAGTGGTGTTAATGTTAGAAATTTTTAGTTGTTCAAATCTCCTGATTGCTCTTATTTTTGCAGATGCATCAAGATAAAACTTTTTCCATGCATCAGGAAAAACAACTGTTGTCATGTCTCTGCCTTC encodes:
- a CDS encoding 30S ribosomal protein S1, whose protein sequence is MQNQLSEKQELESLYEGSLSHLERGEIIKGKIMTIRNDGVVVDVGYKFEGIIPLKEFSEKELENIKESDEIEVFIEKIDDAQGVISLSKDRALKIKGWETLIDAYEKGTPVEVQVTGKTKGGVLTSFYGINGFIPASLLELRKPRNLDEYVGKTLKVKIEKIEPPKNLYGQWKNLKTSLIFSRKAYLDEERENLKKELSEKIQEGLKIKGTVKNITNYGVFVDLGGLDGFLHISDISWGKIKHPSQVFEIGKEYEFIILKVDPENERITLGYKQKKSDPWESIDKKYHPGMKVRGKVTRIEDFGLFVELEEGVEGLVHISELDWTVSKHPSYYAEIDDWINVKILDIDKEHKKISLSLKQLKPKPWEFVAKKYKVGDRITGKVKTITDFGVFVRLPEGVDGLIHISDISWTKHIEHPSQLFKKGQKVDAVILNLEPEKEKLSLGIKQLSEDPWLKEIPEKFKVGEVYNARVIRKTEHGLFVDLEGIAEGLVYNSEIEKNVPVKEGDEIKVIVVKVDPEKRKIGLSMKKIDENEE
- the ispH gene encoding 4-hydroxy-3-methylbut-2-enyl diphosphate reductase; this encodes MQKNIVLVEGAGFCFGVKRAIDIAFDVARNYKERVFTLGPIIHNPHVVEKLKELGVYPLEELSKEKSIKTLIIRAHGIPKEKFNEIKQKDMEIIDATCPFVKRAQSLAEKLATEGYQVVIIGDREHPEVQGIFSYAGPDAIVINSSEIPILNKKIGIIQQTTQPLTKVKEIMNELINSRNEFEEIRIFNTLCNFTSKRLQATEKVARNVDLMIVVGGKNSANTTQLARLCKNMGVKTYHIENAQEINKEWIECTTTIGITAGASTPQWIIDEVIDKIKEFIN